A single region of the Salipaludibacillus sp. LMS25 genome encodes:
- a CDS encoding RicAFT regulatory complex protein RicA family protein has translation MGQLYSKKDITLKARELAAMIAETEEVDFFKRAEGQINEHLRVQELIAQIKSLQKEAVNLKHYQKTKALKAIEDKIDALQDELDEIPLVREFKQSQTEVNQLLQMVSHTISNTVTTKIIESTGGDLLKGTTTKSPFNSKSCQ, from the coding sequence ATGGGGCAACTATATTCTAAGAAAGATATTACATTAAAAGCGAGAGAATTAGCAGCCATGATTGCTGAAACCGAAGAAGTGGACTTCTTTAAACGAGCTGAAGGGCAAATTAACGAGCATTTGCGTGTACAAGAACTCATTGCACAAATAAAATCGTTGCAAAAAGAAGCGGTGAATTTGAAGCATTACCAAAAAACCAAGGCGCTGAAAGCGATAGAAGATAAAATTGATGCTTTACAAGATGAGCTAGATGAGATTCCGCTTGTGAGAGAATTTAAGCAATCCCAAACAGAAGTAAATCAGCTGTTACAGATGGTTAGTCATACGATTTCCAACACAGTGACAACTAAGATTATTGAATCGACAGGGGGAGATCTGTTGAAAGGTACGACGACAAAAAGTCCATTCAACTCTAAATCCTGTCAGTAG
- the cotE gene encoding outer spore coat protein CotE, which yields MSEKEVQFREIITKAVCGKGRKFSETKHTITPEDQPASILGCWIINHKYTSAKKGDAVEISGNYDINIWYSYSGNTKTNVATETVAYSDVIPLVMQESDILSEDLEVIARTIQQPNTLEALIASNGRDVDVQVEREFLVEVIGETKMAVQVNPDGTSDEWDEELWEETIEDEEFEDLDPNFLTGEIEE from the coding sequence ATGTCAGAGAAAGAAGTACAATTTAGAGAAATCATTACGAAGGCTGTCTGCGGAAAAGGCCGTAAATTTTCCGAAACAAAGCATACGATTACACCGGAAGATCAGCCGGCAAGTATTTTAGGCTGCTGGATCATTAACCACAAATATACGTCAGCAAAAAAAGGAGATGCTGTGGAGATTTCAGGGAATTACGATATTAACATATGGTATTCCTATTCTGGCAATACTAAAACGAATGTTGCCACAGAAACCGTGGCCTATTCAGATGTCATCCCGCTAGTTATGCAAGAAAGTGATATTCTTTCCGAGGATCTAGAAGTGATTGCCCGGACTATTCAGCAGCCTAACACACTGGAAGCTTTAATTGCATCAAATGGAAGGGACGTAGACGTTCAAGTGGAAAGGGAATTCCTCGTGGAAGTGATAGGGGAAACAAAAATGGCTGTTCAAGTTAACCCAGATGGTACATCAGATGAATGGGATGAAGAACTGTGGGAAGAAACGATAGAAGATGAAGAATTTGAGGACCTTGATCCGAATTTTCTCACAGGGGAAATTGAAGAATAG